A single Vulpes lagopus strain Blue_001 chromosome 3, ASM1834538v1, whole genome shotgun sequence DNA region contains:
- the FAM193B gene encoding protein FAM193B isoform X6, with the protein MRLALQTLHRAAGDSGRLVQPEGMALDSLLVESLELCMFPPPPPSLCRLAACYVIGNAKAGKKALPKMDWCCRISLSHTSCKSQSCGGDSHSSSSSSSSSSSSSSCHGNSGDWDPSSFLSAHKLSGLWNSPHSSGAVPGSSLGSPPTIPGEVFSISEHHRHSDLTAPPNSPTGHHPQPASLIPSHPGSFGSPPHPHLLPTTPAAPFPAQASECPVAAAAAPHTPGACQNPHLPSTSMPLLKMPPPFSGCSHPCSGHCSGHCGGPLLPPPSSQQLPSTHSRDPGCKGHKFTHSGLACQLPQPCEADEGLGEEEDSSSERSSCTSSSTHQRDGKFCDCCYCEFFGHNAPPAAPTSRNYTEIREKLRSRLTRRKEEPPMKGGALGGIPGEPAVDHRDVDELLEFINSTEPKVPNSARAAKRARHKLKKKEKEKAHLAAEALKQVNRSVSGSREPRPTRERLLEWPDRELDRVNSFLSSRLQEIKNTVKDSIRASFSVCELNMDSNGFSKEGAAEPEPQNLSPSNFNGSSEQRPDINLDLSPLTLGSSQNHTLRVPGEPAPPWTEMRGSHPPWTEVRGPPPGIIPENGLVRRLNAVPNLSRVIWVKTPKPGNPSPEEPSPKEVPSFKQELSEPVASSGKPRKGKRQGSQSKKNEASPAPRSPASLEAPNAKGQTPSSKQPGKAPEPSKVGSCAEAGEGSQPGPGWAGSPKADEKGSSWRNWPGEAKARPLEQESMQPPGPARPQSLPQGKGRSRRNRNKQEKTAASLDDVFLPKDMDGVEMDETDREVEYFKRFCLDSAKQTRQKVAVNWTNFSLKKTTPSTVQ; encoded by the exons gttccccccacctccacccagtCTGTGCAGACTTGCTGCCTGCTATGTCATCGGGAACGCAAAGGCTGGGAAGAAGGCCCTTCCCAAAATGGACTGGTGTTGCAGG ATCTCCTTGTCACACACATCCTGCAAATCACAGTCTTGTGGGGGTGACTCTCATTCCTCTTCGTCCTCCTCTTcatcgtcctcgtcctcctcctcctgccatgGGAACTCAGGGGACTGGGATCCCAGCTCCTTCCTGTCAGCACATAAGCTCTCGGGCCTCTGGAACTCTCCGCACTCCAGTGGGGCTGTGCCGGGTAGCTCACTCGGGAGTCCTCCTACCATCCCTG GTGAGGTTTTCTCTATCTCGGAGCACCACCGGCACTCAGACCTCACTGCTCCACCTAACAGCCCCACCGGCCACCACCCGCAGCCAGCGTCACTGATCCCATCTCACCCCGGATCCTTTGGCTCACCACCCCACCCACACCTGCTGCCTACTACCCCAGCAGCACCTTTCCCTGCCCAGGCTTCAGAATGCCCAGTTGCCGCTGCTGccgccccccacaccccagggGCATGTCAGAACCCTCACCTGCCCTCCACCAGCATGCCGCTCCTGAAGATGCCTCCACCATTCTCAGGGTGCAGCCACCCCTGTAGTGGGCACTGCAGTGGGCACTGTGGTgggcctctcctcccacctcccagctctCAACAACTCCCTAGCACTCACAG CAGGGATCCTGGGTGCAAAGGGCACAAGTTTACACACAGTGGCCTGGCCTGccagctgccccagccctgcGAGGCAGATGAGGGCCtgggtgaggaagaggacagcAGCTCAGAGCGCAGCTCCTGCACCTCATCCTCCACTCATCAGagagatggaaagttctgtgaCTGCTGCTACTGTGAGTTCTTCGGCCACAATGCG ccacccgCTGCCCCGACGAGTCGGAATTATACAGAGATCCGGGAGAAGCTCCGCTCGAGGCTGACCAGGCGGAAAGAGGAGCCGCCCATGAAGGGGGGCGCCCTGGGCGGGATCCCTGGGGAGCCCGCCGTGGACCACCGAGATGTGGATGAGCTGCTGGAATTCATCAACAGCACGGAGCCCAAAGTCCCCAACAGCGCCAGGGCCGCCAAGCGGGCCCGGCACAAGCTGAAAAAgaag GAAAAGGAGAAGGCCCACTTGGCAGCAGAAGCTCTAAAGCAGGTGAATCGAAGTGTTTCTGGAAGCCGGGAGCCAAGGCCTACCAGGGAGAGGCTCTTGGAGTGGCCTGACCGGGAGCTGGATCGGGTCAACAGCTTCCTGAGCAGCCGTCTGCAAGAGATCAAGAACACCGTCAAGGACTCTATCCGTGCCAGCTTCAGTGTGTGTGAGCTCAACATGGACAGCAATGGATTCTCTAAGGAAGGGGCTGCTGAGCCAGAGCCCCAGAACCTATCCCCCTCAAACTTCAATGGCTCATCAGAACAACGGCCTGACATTAACCTTGACCTGTCCCCTTTGACTTTGGGGTCCTCTCAGAACCACACGTTACGAGTTCCAGGTGAGCCAGCCCCACCATGGACAGAAATGAGAGGCTCTCACCCACCATGGACAGAGGTGAGGGGGCCCCCTCCCGGTATCATCCCTGAGAATGGGCTGGTGAGGAGACTCAATGCAGTGCCCAACCTTTCCCGGGTGATCTGGGTCAAGACACCCAAGCCAGGCAACCCTAGTCCTGAGGAGCCAAGCCCAAAGGAGGTTCCCAGTTTCAAGCAGGAGCTGTCTGAGCCTGTGGCCTCAAGTGGAAAGCCGCGGAAGGGCAAGAGACAGGGCAGTCAGTCCAAGAAGAATGAGGCGAGCCCAGCCCCCCGGTCCCCAGCTAGCCTTGAGGCTCCCAATGCCAAGGGCCAGACCCCCAGCTCCAAGCAGCCAGGCAAGGCCCCAGAGCCTTCCAAGGTGGGCAGCTGTGCTGAGGCTGGAGAGGGGAGCCAGCCAGGACCAGGCTGGGCTGGCAGCCCCAAAGCTGACGAGAAGGGCAGCTCCTGGCGAAACTGGCCAGGTGAGGCCAAAGCACGGCCTCTGGAGCAGGAGTCTATGCAGCCCCCAGGCCCAGCAAGGCCACAAAGCTTGCCGCAGGGCAAGGGCCGCAGCCGCCGGAACCGCAACAAGCAGGAGAAGACGGCCGCCTCCTTGG ACGATGTGTTCCTGCCCAAGGACATGGATGGGGTGGAGATGGATGAGACTGACCGGGAGGTGGAATACTTCAAGAG GTTCTGTTTGGATTCTGCAAAGCAAACTCGTCAGAAAGTTGCTGTGAACTGGACCAACTTCAGCCTCAAGAAAACCACTCCCAGCACAGTTCAGTGA
- the FAM193B gene encoding protein FAM193B isoform X7 encodes MTRRRSRPSGGAGRRERMRAAGQQKPQAPEPPPPPSLEAGAGAGPPEAPVEPDRDGPREENEPKLAPGPQVPPTSTQSVQTCCLLCHRERKGWEEGPSQNGLVLQGEKLPPDFMPKLVKNLLGEMPLWVCQSCRKSMEEDERQTGPEHAVAISLSHTSCKSQSCGGDSHSSSSSSSSSSSSSSCHGNSGDWDPSSFLSAHKLSGLWNSPHSSGAVPGSSLGSPPTIPGEVFSISEHHRHSDLTAPPNSPTGHHPQPASLIPSHPGSFGSPPHPHLLPTTPAAPFPAQASECPVAAAAAPHTPGACQNPHLPSTSMPLLKMPPPFSGCSHPCSGHCSGHCGGPLLPPPSSQQLPSTHSRDPGCKGHKFTHSGLACQLPQPCEADEGLGEEEDSSSERSSCTSSSTHQRDGKFCDCCYCEFFGHNAEKEKAHLAAEALKQVNRSVSGSREPRPTRERLLEWPDRELDRVNSFLSSRLQEIKNTVKDSIRASFSVCELNMDSNGFSKEGAAEPEPQNLSPSNFNGSSEQRPDINLDLSPLTLGSSQNHTLRVPGEPAPPWTEMRGSHPPWTEVRGPPPGIIPENGLVRRLNAVPNLSRVIWVKTPKPGNPSPEEPSPKEVPSFKQELSEPVASSGKPRKGKRQGSQSKKNEASPAPRSPASLEAPNAKGQTPSSKQPGKAPEPSKVGSCAEAGEGSQPGPGWAGSPKADEKGSSWRNWPGEAKARPLEQESMQPPGPARPQSLPQGKGRSRRNRNKQEKTAASLDDVFLPKDMDGVEMDETDREVEYFKRFCLDSAKQTRQKVAVNWTNFSLKKTTPSTVQ; translated from the exons gttccccccacctccacccagtCTGTGCAGACTTGCTGCCTGCTATGTCATCGGGAACGCAAAGGCTGGGAAGAAGGCCCTTCCCAAAATGGACTGGTGTTGCAGGGTGAGAAGCTGCCCCCTGACTTCATGCCAAAGCTTGTCAAGAATCTCCTAGGCGAGATGCCTCTATGGGTCTGCCAGAGTTGCCGAAAGAGCATGGAGGAAGATGAAAGGCAGACAGGTCCAGAGCATGCAGTGGCG ATCTCCTTGTCACACACATCCTGCAAATCACAGTCTTGTGGGGGTGACTCTCATTCCTCTTCGTCCTCCTCTTcatcgtcctcgtcctcctcctcctgccatgGGAACTCAGGGGACTGGGATCCCAGCTCCTTCCTGTCAGCACATAAGCTCTCGGGCCTCTGGAACTCTCCGCACTCCAGTGGGGCTGTGCCGGGTAGCTCACTCGGGAGTCCTCCTACCATCCCTG GTGAGGTTTTCTCTATCTCGGAGCACCACCGGCACTCAGACCTCACTGCTCCACCTAACAGCCCCACCGGCCACCACCCGCAGCCAGCGTCACTGATCCCATCTCACCCCGGATCCTTTGGCTCACCACCCCACCCACACCTGCTGCCTACTACCCCAGCAGCACCTTTCCCTGCCCAGGCTTCAGAATGCCCAGTTGCCGCTGCTGccgccccccacaccccagggGCATGTCAGAACCCTCACCTGCCCTCCACCAGCATGCCGCTCCTGAAGATGCCTCCACCATTCTCAGGGTGCAGCCACCCCTGTAGTGGGCACTGCAGTGGGCACTGTGGTgggcctctcctcccacctcccagctctCAACAACTCCCTAGCACTCACAG CAGGGATCCTGGGTGCAAAGGGCACAAGTTTACACACAGTGGCCTGGCCTGccagctgccccagccctgcGAGGCAGATGAGGGCCtgggtgaggaagaggacagcAGCTCAGAGCGCAGCTCCTGCACCTCATCCTCCACTCATCAGagagatggaaagttctgtgaCTGCTGCTACTGTGAGTTCTTCGGCCACAATGCG GAAAAGGAGAAGGCCCACTTGGCAGCAGAAGCTCTAAAGCAGGTGAATCGAAGTGTTTCTGGAAGCCGGGAGCCAAGGCCTACCAGGGAGAGGCTCTTGGAGTGGCCTGACCGGGAGCTGGATCGGGTCAACAGCTTCCTGAGCAGCCGTCTGCAAGAGATCAAGAACACCGTCAAGGACTCTATCCGTGCCAGCTTCAGTGTGTGTGAGCTCAACATGGACAGCAATGGATTCTCTAAGGAAGGGGCTGCTGAGCCAGAGCCCCAGAACCTATCCCCCTCAAACTTCAATGGCTCATCAGAACAACGGCCTGACATTAACCTTGACCTGTCCCCTTTGACTTTGGGGTCCTCTCAGAACCACACGTTACGAGTTCCAGGTGAGCCAGCCCCACCATGGACAGAAATGAGAGGCTCTCACCCACCATGGACAGAGGTGAGGGGGCCCCCTCCCGGTATCATCCCTGAGAATGGGCTGGTGAGGAGACTCAATGCAGTGCCCAACCTTTCCCGGGTGATCTGGGTCAAGACACCCAAGCCAGGCAACCCTAGTCCTGAGGAGCCAAGCCCAAAGGAGGTTCCCAGTTTCAAGCAGGAGCTGTCTGAGCCTGTGGCCTCAAGTGGAAAGCCGCGGAAGGGCAAGAGACAGGGCAGTCAGTCCAAGAAGAATGAGGCGAGCCCAGCCCCCCGGTCCCCAGCTAGCCTTGAGGCTCCCAATGCCAAGGGCCAGACCCCCAGCTCCAAGCAGCCAGGCAAGGCCCCAGAGCCTTCCAAGGTGGGCAGCTGTGCTGAGGCTGGAGAGGGGAGCCAGCCAGGACCAGGCTGGGCTGGCAGCCCCAAAGCTGACGAGAAGGGCAGCTCCTGGCGAAACTGGCCAGGTGAGGCCAAAGCACGGCCTCTGGAGCAGGAGTCTATGCAGCCCCCAGGCCCAGCAAGGCCACAAAGCTTGCCGCAGGGCAAGGGCCGCAGCCGCCGGAACCGCAACAAGCAGGAGAAGACGGCCGCCTCCTTGG ACGATGTGTTCCTGCCCAAGGACATGGATGGGGTGGAGATGGATGAGACTGACCGGGAGGTGGAATACTTCAAGAG GTTCTGTTTGGATTCTGCAAAGCAAACTCGTCAGAAAGTTGCTGTGAACTGGACCAACTTCAGCCTCAAGAAAACCACTCCCAGCACAGTTCAGTGA
- the FAM193B gene encoding protein FAM193B isoform X5, producing MRLALQTLHRAAGDSGRLVQPEGMALDSLLVESLELCMMRMIPLFLCLGLCKHLLPSGGFPPPPPSLCRLAACYVIGNAKAGKKALPKMDWCCRISLSHTSCKSQSCGGDSHSSSSSSSSSSSSSSCHGNSGDWDPSSFLSAHKLSGLWNSPHSSGAVPGSSLGSPPTIPGEVFSISEHHRHSDLTAPPNSPTGHHPQPASLIPSHPGSFGSPPHPHLLPTTPAAPFPAQASECPVAAAAAPHTPGACQNPHLPSTSMPLLKMPPPFSGCSHPCSGHCSGHCGGPLLPPPSSQQLPSTHSRDPGCKGHKFTHSGLACQLPQPCEADEGLGEEEDSSSERSSCTSSSTHQRDGKFCDCCYCEFFGHNAPPAAPTSRNYTEIREKLRSRLTRRKEEPPMKGGALGGIPGEPAVDHRDVDELLEFINSTEPKVPNSARAAKRARHKLKKKEKEKAHLAAEALKQVNRSVSGSREPRPTRERLLEWPDRELDRVNSFLSSRLQEIKNTVKDSIRASFSVCELNMDSNGFSKEGAAEPEPQNLSPSNFNGSSEQRPDINLDLSPLTLGSSQNHTLRVPGEPAPPWTEMRGSHPPWTEVRGPPPGIIPENGLVRRLNAVPNLSRVIWVKTPKPGNPSPEEPSPKEVPSFKQELSEPVASSGKPRKGKRQGSQSKKNEASPAPRSPASLEAPNAKGQTPSSKQPGKAPEPSKVGSCAEAGEGSQPGPGWAGSPKADEKGSSWRNWPGEAKARPLEQESMQPPGPARPQSLPQGKGRSRRNRNKQEKTAASLDDVFLPKDMDGVEMDETDREVEYFKRFCLDSAKQTRQKVAVNWTNFSLKKTTPSTVQ from the exons GATGAGGATGATACCCTTATTCCTTTGCTTAGGCCTCTGCAAACACCTGTTACCTAGTGGTGG gttccccccacctccacccagtCTGTGCAGACTTGCTGCCTGCTATGTCATCGGGAACGCAAAGGCTGGGAAGAAGGCCCTTCCCAAAATGGACTGGTGTTGCAGG ATCTCCTTGTCACACACATCCTGCAAATCACAGTCTTGTGGGGGTGACTCTCATTCCTCTTCGTCCTCCTCTTcatcgtcctcgtcctcctcctcctgccatgGGAACTCAGGGGACTGGGATCCCAGCTCCTTCCTGTCAGCACATAAGCTCTCGGGCCTCTGGAACTCTCCGCACTCCAGTGGGGCTGTGCCGGGTAGCTCACTCGGGAGTCCTCCTACCATCCCTG GTGAGGTTTTCTCTATCTCGGAGCACCACCGGCACTCAGACCTCACTGCTCCACCTAACAGCCCCACCGGCCACCACCCGCAGCCAGCGTCACTGATCCCATCTCACCCCGGATCCTTTGGCTCACCACCCCACCCACACCTGCTGCCTACTACCCCAGCAGCACCTTTCCCTGCCCAGGCTTCAGAATGCCCAGTTGCCGCTGCTGccgccccccacaccccagggGCATGTCAGAACCCTCACCTGCCCTCCACCAGCATGCCGCTCCTGAAGATGCCTCCACCATTCTCAGGGTGCAGCCACCCCTGTAGTGGGCACTGCAGTGGGCACTGTGGTgggcctctcctcccacctcccagctctCAACAACTCCCTAGCACTCACAG CAGGGATCCTGGGTGCAAAGGGCACAAGTTTACACACAGTGGCCTGGCCTGccagctgccccagccctgcGAGGCAGATGAGGGCCtgggtgaggaagaggacagcAGCTCAGAGCGCAGCTCCTGCACCTCATCCTCCACTCATCAGagagatggaaagttctgtgaCTGCTGCTACTGTGAGTTCTTCGGCCACAATGCG ccacccgCTGCCCCGACGAGTCGGAATTATACAGAGATCCGGGAGAAGCTCCGCTCGAGGCTGACCAGGCGGAAAGAGGAGCCGCCCATGAAGGGGGGCGCCCTGGGCGGGATCCCTGGGGAGCCCGCCGTGGACCACCGAGATGTGGATGAGCTGCTGGAATTCATCAACAGCACGGAGCCCAAAGTCCCCAACAGCGCCAGGGCCGCCAAGCGGGCCCGGCACAAGCTGAAAAAgaag GAAAAGGAGAAGGCCCACTTGGCAGCAGAAGCTCTAAAGCAGGTGAATCGAAGTGTTTCTGGAAGCCGGGAGCCAAGGCCTACCAGGGAGAGGCTCTTGGAGTGGCCTGACCGGGAGCTGGATCGGGTCAACAGCTTCCTGAGCAGCCGTCTGCAAGAGATCAAGAACACCGTCAAGGACTCTATCCGTGCCAGCTTCAGTGTGTGTGAGCTCAACATGGACAGCAATGGATTCTCTAAGGAAGGGGCTGCTGAGCCAGAGCCCCAGAACCTATCCCCCTCAAACTTCAATGGCTCATCAGAACAACGGCCTGACATTAACCTTGACCTGTCCCCTTTGACTTTGGGGTCCTCTCAGAACCACACGTTACGAGTTCCAGGTGAGCCAGCCCCACCATGGACAGAAATGAGAGGCTCTCACCCACCATGGACAGAGGTGAGGGGGCCCCCTCCCGGTATCATCCCTGAGAATGGGCTGGTGAGGAGACTCAATGCAGTGCCCAACCTTTCCCGGGTGATCTGGGTCAAGACACCCAAGCCAGGCAACCCTAGTCCTGAGGAGCCAAGCCCAAAGGAGGTTCCCAGTTTCAAGCAGGAGCTGTCTGAGCCTGTGGCCTCAAGTGGAAAGCCGCGGAAGGGCAAGAGACAGGGCAGTCAGTCCAAGAAGAATGAGGCGAGCCCAGCCCCCCGGTCCCCAGCTAGCCTTGAGGCTCCCAATGCCAAGGGCCAGACCCCCAGCTCCAAGCAGCCAGGCAAGGCCCCAGAGCCTTCCAAGGTGGGCAGCTGTGCTGAGGCTGGAGAGGGGAGCCAGCCAGGACCAGGCTGGGCTGGCAGCCCCAAAGCTGACGAGAAGGGCAGCTCCTGGCGAAACTGGCCAGGTGAGGCCAAAGCACGGCCTCTGGAGCAGGAGTCTATGCAGCCCCCAGGCCCAGCAAGGCCACAAAGCTTGCCGCAGGGCAAGGGCCGCAGCCGCCGGAACCGCAACAAGCAGGAGAAGACGGCCGCCTCCTTGG ACGATGTGTTCCTGCCCAAGGACATGGATGGGGTGGAGATGGATGAGACTGACCGGGAGGTGGAATACTTCAAGAG GTTCTGTTTGGATTCTGCAAAGCAAACTCGTCAGAAAGTTGCTGTGAACTGGACCAACTTCAGCCTCAAGAAAACCACTCCCAGCACAGTTCAGTGA
- the FAM193B gene encoding protein FAM193B isoform X12, which produces MRLALQTLHRAAGDSGRLVQPEGMALDSLLVESLELCIRDPGCKGHKFTHSGLACQLPQPCEADEGLGEEEDSSSERSSCTSSSTHQRDGKFCDCCYCEFFGHNAPPAAPTSRNYTEIREKLRSRLTRRKEEPPMKGGALGGIPGEPAVDHRDVDELLEFINSTEPKVPNSARAAKRARHKLKKKEKEKAHLAAEALKQVNRSVSGSREPRPTRERLLEWPDRELDRVNSFLSSRLQEIKNTVKDSIRASFSVCELNMDSNGFSKEGAAEPEPQNLSPSNFNGSSEQRPDINLDLSPLTLGSSQNHTLRVPGEPAPPWTEMRGSHPPWTEVRGPPPGIIPENGLVRRLNAVPNLSRVIWVKTPKPGNPSPEEPSPKEVPSFKQELSEPVASSGKPRKGKRQGSQSKKNEASPAPRSPASLEAPNAKGQTPSSKQPGKAPEPSKVGSCAEAGEGSQPGPGWAGSPKADEKGSSWRNWPGEAKARPLEQESMQPPGPARPQSLPQGKGRSRRNRNKQEKTAASLDDVFLPKDMDGVEMDETDREVEYFKRFCLDSAKQTRQKVAVNWTNFSLKKTTPSTVQ; this is translated from the exons CAGGGATCCTGGGTGCAAAGGGCACAAGTTTACACACAGTGGCCTGGCCTGccagctgccccagccctgcGAGGCAGATGAGGGCCtgggtgaggaagaggacagcAGCTCAGAGCGCAGCTCCTGCACCTCATCCTCCACTCATCAGagagatggaaagttctgtgaCTGCTGCTACTGTGAGTTCTTCGGCCACAATGCG ccacccgCTGCCCCGACGAGTCGGAATTATACAGAGATCCGGGAGAAGCTCCGCTCGAGGCTGACCAGGCGGAAAGAGGAGCCGCCCATGAAGGGGGGCGCCCTGGGCGGGATCCCTGGGGAGCCCGCCGTGGACCACCGAGATGTGGATGAGCTGCTGGAATTCATCAACAGCACGGAGCCCAAAGTCCCCAACAGCGCCAGGGCCGCCAAGCGGGCCCGGCACAAGCTGAAAAAgaag GAAAAGGAGAAGGCCCACTTGGCAGCAGAAGCTCTAAAGCAGGTGAATCGAAGTGTTTCTGGAAGCCGGGAGCCAAGGCCTACCAGGGAGAGGCTCTTGGAGTGGCCTGACCGGGAGCTGGATCGGGTCAACAGCTTCCTGAGCAGCCGTCTGCAAGAGATCAAGAACACCGTCAAGGACTCTATCCGTGCCAGCTTCAGTGTGTGTGAGCTCAACATGGACAGCAATGGATTCTCTAAGGAAGGGGCTGCTGAGCCAGAGCCCCAGAACCTATCCCCCTCAAACTTCAATGGCTCATCAGAACAACGGCCTGACATTAACCTTGACCTGTCCCCTTTGACTTTGGGGTCCTCTCAGAACCACACGTTACGAGTTCCAGGTGAGCCAGCCCCACCATGGACAGAAATGAGAGGCTCTCACCCACCATGGACAGAGGTGAGGGGGCCCCCTCCCGGTATCATCCCTGAGAATGGGCTGGTGAGGAGACTCAATGCAGTGCCCAACCTTTCCCGGGTGATCTGGGTCAAGACACCCAAGCCAGGCAACCCTAGTCCTGAGGAGCCAAGCCCAAAGGAGGTTCCCAGTTTCAAGCAGGAGCTGTCTGAGCCTGTGGCCTCAAGTGGAAAGCCGCGGAAGGGCAAGAGACAGGGCAGTCAGTCCAAGAAGAATGAGGCGAGCCCAGCCCCCCGGTCCCCAGCTAGCCTTGAGGCTCCCAATGCCAAGGGCCAGACCCCCAGCTCCAAGCAGCCAGGCAAGGCCCCAGAGCCTTCCAAGGTGGGCAGCTGTGCTGAGGCTGGAGAGGGGAGCCAGCCAGGACCAGGCTGGGCTGGCAGCCCCAAAGCTGACGAGAAGGGCAGCTCCTGGCGAAACTGGCCAGGTGAGGCCAAAGCACGGCCTCTGGAGCAGGAGTCTATGCAGCCCCCAGGCCCAGCAAGGCCACAAAGCTTGCCGCAGGGCAAGGGCCGCAGCCGCCGGAACCGCAACAAGCAGGAGAAGACGGCCGCCTCCTTGG ACGATGTGTTCCTGCCCAAGGACATGGATGGGGTGGAGATGGATGAGACTGACCGGGAGGTGGAATACTTCAAGAG GTTCTGTTTGGATTCTGCAAAGCAAACTCGTCAGAAAGTTGCTGTGAACTGGACCAACTTCAGCCTCAAGAAAACCACTCCCAGCACAGTTCAGTGA